In the Pseudomonas sp. DTU_2021_1001937_2_SI_NGA_ILE_001 genome, one interval contains:
- a CDS encoding AAA family ATPase yields MSAVLPPPWLIVFSGLPGTGKTTVAKALAVALGAVYLRIDTIEQAIRDAGVLAGDVGTSGYRVAHELATTQLLLGHRVIADGVNPVAESRQAWREVARHANARLLDIQVVCSDRAEHQRRVESRLTDIAGLTPPDWQSVQAHEYEPWAETPRCIDTALQSPQQAVAMIEAWLETDWPGA; encoded by the coding sequence ATGAGCGCCGTCCTCCCGCCACCCTGGCTGATCGTTTTCAGCGGCCTGCCGGGTACCGGCAAGACCACCGTGGCCAAGGCACTGGCAGTGGCCCTTGGGGCGGTGTACCTGCGCATAGACACCATCGAACAGGCGATTCGCGACGCCGGGGTGCTGGCGGGCGATGTCGGCACCAGCGGCTACCGGGTCGCCCATGAACTGGCCACGACCCAGTTGCTGCTGGGCCACAGGGTCATCGCCGACGGCGTTAACCCCGTGGCCGAGAGCCGCCAGGCCTGGCGCGAGGTGGCCCGCCATGCGAACGCTCGATTACTGGATATTCAGGTGGTCTGCTCGGACCGCGCTGAACACCAGCGCCGAGTGGAAAGCCGCCTTACGGATATCGCGGGCCTGACACCGCCCGACTGGCAATCTGTGCAGGCCCACGAGTACGAGCCCTGGGCTGAAACGCCGCGCTGCATCGACACGGCGCTGCAGTCACCGCAGCAGGCCGTGGCCATGATCGAAGCCTGGCTGGAGACTGATTGGCCTGGAGCCTGA
- a CDS encoding YafY family protein — MRKADRLFQLVNLIRAHQPITAERLASRVGVSVRSIYRYIDDLSVSGIPIYGTTGVGYALDADFELPPLALNRLEWDALVLGVEMLAAAADAELGAAARALLGKISASVVRPPNPDSAAIRALGEMSGRTRLHLAALRKAIEQAQALTITYAHADGEVSRRLVYPLGLFYWGGKWTVGTWCEARGAYRDFRVDRIAAIIPAEQAFADNPAIDLRTYMRYQQDQWDSRVGTDSTLSV, encoded by the coding sequence ATGCGTAAAGCCGATCGGCTGTTTCAATTGGTCAACCTGATACGTGCGCATCAGCCCATCACCGCCGAGCGCCTGGCGAGCCGGGTCGGTGTGTCGGTACGCTCGATCTACCGCTATATCGACGATTTGTCCGTCAGTGGCATTCCCATCTATGGCACCACCGGGGTGGGGTATGCACTGGATGCCGACTTCGAGCTGCCACCGTTGGCCTTGAACAGGCTGGAGTGGGACGCGCTGGTGCTTGGTGTGGAGATGCTGGCCGCCGCAGCCGACGCCGAACTGGGTGCGGCAGCGCGCGCCCTGTTGGGCAAGATCAGCGCGTCGGTGGTACGGCCACCCAACCCGGACAGCGCCGCGATCCGCGCGCTGGGCGAGATGTCGGGCCGCACACGCCTGCACCTGGCGGCACTGCGCAAGGCGATCGAACAGGCCCAGGCGCTGACCATCACGTACGCCCATGCCGACGGCGAGGTGTCTCGGCGTCTGGTCTATCCCCTTGGGCTGTTCTATTGGGGCGGCAAGTGGACGGTAGGCACCTGGTGCGAAGCCCGTGGCGCCTATCGGGACTTCCGGGTAGACCGTATCGCCGCCATCATTCCGGCTGAACAGGCGTTTGCGGACAATCCGGCCATCGACCTGCGTACCTACATGCGTTACCAGCAGGACCAGTGGGATTCTCGCGTCGGCACTGACAGTACGCTGTCAGTATGA
- a CDS encoding alpha/beta fold hydrolase, translating into MSLCPEKILFLPGASGNTHFWRPAADFLRTPLPTQQLGWPGFGDVPRNTTINSLQDLAGLALEQIDRPTALVAQSMGGVVAVQVALQRPELISHLVLSVTSGGLDVSALGGEDWRDEFAADFPTLPRWFLDDRTDFSARLHELRMPVMLVWGGRDRISPLRVGQRLAELIPGARLEVFAEAGHDLGFTHAQAVARLIDQHLSV; encoded by the coding sequence GTGTCGCTTTGCCCTGAAAAGATCCTCTTCCTGCCCGGTGCTTCCGGCAATACCCACTTCTGGCGCCCTGCCGCCGACTTCCTGCGCACGCCGTTGCCCACCCAGCAGTTGGGCTGGCCGGGCTTCGGCGACGTGCCGCGCAATACCACGATCAACAGCCTGCAGGACCTCGCCGGTCTGGCTCTGGAGCAGATCGACCGGCCCACGGCGTTGGTCGCGCAATCCATGGGCGGTGTGGTGGCGGTGCAGGTCGCGCTGCAACGGCCAGAGCTGATCAGCCACCTGGTGCTGAGCGTCACCTCCGGCGGCCTGGATGTTTCTGCACTCGGCGGCGAGGACTGGCGTGACGAGTTCGCCGCCGACTTTCCGACCCTGCCGCGCTGGTTTCTCGACGACCGCACCGACTTCTCCGCGCGCCTGCACGAACTGCGCATGCCGGTGATGCTGGTATGGGGCGGCAGAGACCGGATCAGCCCGCTGCGGGTCGGCCAACGCCTGGCCGAGCTGATTCCCGGCGCCCGCCTGGAAGTGTTTGCCGAGGCCGGCCATGACCTGGGCTTCACCCATGCCCAGGCAGTGGCGCGATTGATCGACCAGCACCTGAGCGTGTGA